The proteins below are encoded in one region of Silene latifolia isolate original U9 population chromosome 2, ASM4854445v1, whole genome shotgun sequence:
- the LOC141642413 gene encoding cytochrome P450 72A397-like, with product MEITISAILISFVFLFILTWVLKAAGWVWFKPKRLERRLRSLGFYGHPYKFLFGNKKDIGLMTRLSTSEPMDHFSNDYCNRVTPFHYQTIKDYGDSSFYWDGPTPTIIITKPEIVREIMMKMYDFPKPILHPLMNKFTRGLVRLEGQEWAQDRKLINPAFHMNKLKNMVTAFQVSCNDMIDEWEKITSKTGTYELEIWSSVQNMSADAISRAAFGSSFKEGKKVFELLRDHLGIIIKVLQSVYIPGWRFLPTKTNNKSAKITKEIEVLLKGMIYKRQKAIQEGEVAKDDLLGILLKSYYEGIQDKNQDENRNQQNLKISLKQVIEECKLFYIAGQETTSALLVWTLILLSKNKDWQEQAREEVINKFGHNKPNFDGLNDLKKVSMILHEVLRLYPPITSLTRKVSQDVKVGDALLPGGVHINVPMIYIQHDEKLWGGDAKEFKPERFSQGIIKATQGNMSFFSFGWGPRICIGSNFAMIEAKLTLTNILQQFTFELSPSYIHAPTLGFGTLRPQFGAQLIFCRI from the exons ATGGAGATAACTATAAGCGCAATTCTAATATCTTTCGTCTTCCTATTCATATTAACGTGGGTATTGAAAGCGGCAGGGTGGGTGTGGTTCAAGCCTAAACGACTCGAAAGACGTCTTAGGAGTCTCGGGTTTTATGGCCACCCCTACAAGTTTCTCTTCGGTAATAAGAAAGATATCGGGCTGATGACCCGACTAAGTACTTCCGAACCCATGGATCATTTCTCTAATGATTATTGCAACCGTGTTACTCCTTTCCATTATCAAACTATTAAGGATTATG GAGATTCTTCATTTTATTGGGATGGGCCAACACCAACAATAATTATAACAAAACCAGAAATTGTAAGAGAAATTATGATGAAGATGTacgatttcccaaagccaattttACATCCACTTATGAATAAATTCACAAGAGGTTTGGTAAGACTTGAAGGACAAGAATGGGCTCAAGATAGGAAGTTGATCAATCCAGCATTCCATATGAATAAACTAAAG AACATGGTGACGGCATTTCAAGTTAGTTGCAACGATATGATAGATGAATGGGAGAAGATAACGTCCAAAACGGGAACGTATGAGCTAGAAATATGGTCAAGTGTGCAAAATATGTCAGCAGATGCGATTTCACGTGCTGCATTTGGAAGTAGTTTTAAGGAAGGCAAAAAGGTTTTTGAACTATTACGTGATCATCTTGGAATTATCATTAAAGTTTTGCAATCGGTTTATATTCCTGGATGGAG GTTTCTTCCAACAAAGACAAATAACAAATCAGCGAAAATTACCAAGGAAATCGAGGTTTTATTAAAAGGTATGATTTACAAGAGACAAAAGGCGATTCAGGAAGGAGAAGTAGCAAAAGATGACTTATTGGGCATTTTGTTGAAATCATACTATGAAGGGATACAAGATAAAAATCAAGACGAAAATAGAAATCAACAAAATTTAAAGATCAGTTTAAAACAAGTGATCGAAGAGTGCAAGTTATTTTATATAGCTGGACAAGAAACAACTTCAGCATTATTAGTATGGACACTTATTTTGTTGAGTAAGAATAAAGATTGGCAAGAACAAGCACGAGAAGAAGTCATCAACAAATTTGGCCATAACAAACCGAACTTTGATGGcctgaatgacttgaaaaag GTTAGTATGATATTGCATGAGGTGTTAAGATTATATCCACCAATAACCTCTCTTACCAGAAAGGTTAGTCAAGATGTAAAAGTAGGAGATGCACTTCTTCCGGGTGGTGTACATATTAACGTGCCTATGATATATATTCAACATGATGAAAAGTTATGGGGCGGTGATGCAAAGGAATTTAAACCCGAAAGATTTTCACAAGGTATTATAAAGGCTACCCAAGGAAATATGTCGTTCTTTTCATTTGGATGGGGGCCTCGCATTTGCATTGGGTCTAATTTTGCTATGATTGAGGCCAAATTGACATTGACGAACATTTTGCAACAATTTACCTTTGAATTGTCACCTTCGTATATTCACGCTCCTACCTTGGGTTTCGGAACTCTTCGTCCTCAATTTGGAGCACAATTGATATTTTGCCGAATTTGA
- the LOC141642414 gene encoding uncharacterized protein At5g19025, whose protein sequence is MPPSSSSSPYTTPTTTKPRIKTPTSSSTTTTTTAHTTQLFCRHHTLSLTATGTLDLLILILVLISSTFLLTSYLSYLFTSLSLLLPSIPVSLPPFSSSAAIAAALSAFFAVSAAALCRRPRRCANPACKGLTKALEFDLQLQTEDSLSNGAAGNNDVVERLPWKGGSESNPDYECLRAELRKMAPPNGRAVLLFRAKCGCPVAKLVGWGPKKGRKGSKKALASTAYNGDHR, encoded by the exons ATGCCCCCTTCTTCATCTTCATCACCATacaccaccccaacaaccaccaaacCCCGCATCAAAACCCCAACCTCATCCTCtaccaccacaacaaccaccgCACACACCACCCAACTCTTCTGCCGTCACCATACTCTTTCCTTAACCGCTACCGGAACCCTAGATCTCCTCATTTTAATCCTCGTCTTAATCTCCTCTACTTTCCTCTTAACCTCTTATCTCTCCTACCTCTTCACCTCCTTATCCCTCCTTCTCCCCTCCATCCCCGTCTCCCTTCCGCCGTTCTCCTCCTCCGCCGCAATCGCTGCCGCGCTGTCCGCCTTCTTCGCCGTTTCCGCCGCCGCGCTTTGTCGCCGTCCTCGTCGATGTGCGAATCCCGCGTGTAAAGGCCTTACCAAAGCCCTCGAGTTTGACTTACAGCTTCAGACTGAAGATTCCCTTAGTAATGGTGCTGCTGGTAATAATGATGTGGTTGAGAGGTTGCCGTGGAAAGGAGGGAGTGAGAGTAATCCGGATTATGAGTGTCTTAGAGCGGAGTTGAGGAAGATGGCGCCGCCGAATGGTCGTGCTGTGTTGTTGTTTAGGGCTAAGTGTGGTTGTCCTGTTGCTAAGCTTGTTGGTTGGGGTCCTAAGAAAGGTCGTAAGGGAAGTAAGAA AGCTTTAGCGAGTACCGCCTATAATGGAGATCATCGTTGA
- the LOC141642416 gene encoding pentatricopeptide repeat-containing protein At5g19020, mitochondrial has protein sequence MSPSLKPKSLLSFLIPISTLSPLNSSWVSHFSTKSLQIHSEAKTHLTFLFNSMRIQDTNRKPKAGKYDHEQEIVCALKSCSSLKAIFQGQQIHAFVSKNGLDSNIFIQNSLLSMYAKCDELGVARKLFSSCSRFDFVSCNIMLGVYVRSGQMDDARRMFDELPDKGVVAYTTMIMGLARNDKWSGAIAVFRDMRVAGVVPNEVTMASVISSYVRVGGILDVGLLHGLTTKLGLRDFVLVSTNLLHMYCACSSLGNARRLFTEMPEKNVVSWNVMLNGYVKQKLVDLAKSIFDEMPGKDVVSWGTIIDAYVQVDRLADALMLYRAMLCERLRSNDVMIVDLVTACGRVMAILEGQQLHATIVKAGFDRYDFIQSTIIHFYSSCGKINLACIQFNVSDKTHLASWNTLISGYIRNGMIEQARIYFDKMPGRDVFSWSSMISGYSQTGNASMALELFRGMVAAGVQPNEITMVSVLSAIASLGVLKDANWAHEYINHNSIPLNNNLIAALIDVYAKCGSISNALDTFKSKRQKITSISPWNAIICGLAMHGHATLCLTKFEELEKTGIKPNSITFIGVLTACCHAGLVQPGEDYFERMKTVYKIDPNIKHYGCMVDLLGRAGRVKEADDLIRSMPMEADVVIWGTLLAACRTHGEVDIGERAANRLAALDTDHGASRVLLSNLYADSGRWEDAIEVRKAMLDQEMTRLPGASGVV, from the coding sequence ATGTCCCCTTCTCTCAAACCCAAATCACTGCTCTCATTTCTCATCCCAATTTCTACTCTTTCTCCTCTGAATTCATCATGGGTTTCTCATTTTTCGACGAAATCGCTTCAAATTCATTCAGAGGCAAAAACCCACCTCACGTTTTTGTTCAATTCAATGAGGATTCAAGATACAAATCGAAAACCGAAAGCCGGGAAATATGATCATGAACAAGAAATAGTTTGCGCATTAAAGTCGTGTTCTTCCCTTAAGGCAATCTTCCAAGGGCAGCAAATTCATGCCTTTGTTTCGAAAAATGGGCTTGATTCTAATATTTTTATTCAAAATAGTTTGCTTAGTATGTATGCTAAATGTGATGAATTGGGTGTTGCTAGGAAGTTGTTTAGTTCGTGTTCGAGGTTTGATTTTGTGTCGTGTAATATTATGTTGGGTGTGTATGTGAGATCTGGGCAGATGGACGATGCACGCCGAATGTTTGATGAATTGCCTGATAAAGGTGTTGTTGCGTATACTACCATGATCATGGGTTTGGCGCGGAATGATAAATGGAGCGGAGCAATTGCGGTTTTTAGGGATATGAGGGTTGCGGGTGTGGTTCCGAATGAGGTTACCATGGCTAGTGTCATCTCATCGTATGTTCGTGTAGGTGGAATTTTGGATGTTGGGTTACTTCATGGACTGACTACTAAACTTGGGCTCAGGGATTTTGTTCTTGTTTCGACTAATTTGTTGCATATGTATTGTGCTTGTTCTAGTCTAGGAAATGCCAGGAGGTTATTTACTGAAATGCCGGAAAAGAATGTTGTTTCGTGGAATGTGATGTTGAATGGGTATGTGAAGCAAAAGCTTGTTGATTTGGCCAAGAGTATTTTTGATGAGATGCCTGGGAAGGATGTGGTGTCGTGGGGTACGATTATTGATGCTTATGTACAAGTAGACAGGTTAGCGGACGCTTTAATGTTGTATCGTGCTATGCTATGTGAAAGATTGAGGTCCAATGATGTCATGATTGTGGATTTAGTTACTGCTTGTGGTCGAGTAATGGCAATCCTTGAGGGTCAGCAGTTACATGCTACGATTGTTAAGGCCGGGTTTGATCGCTATGATTTTATTCAGTCAACAATCATTCATTTCTACTCATCTTGTGGGAAGATCAATCTTGCTTGCATCCAATTCAATGTTTCTGATAAAACCCATCTTGCGTCATGGAATACCCTCATCTCTGGTTACATAAGAAATGGAATGATTGAGCAAGCTCGGATATATTTTGATAAGATGCCTGGCAGGGATGTTTTCTCTTGGAGCTCAATGATTTCCGGGTATTCGCAAACTGGAAATGCTAGTATGGCTTTGGAGCTCTTTCGAGGTATGGTGGCAGCTGGTGTCCAACCAAATGAGATCACTATGGTAAGCGTCTTGTCTGCTATTGCGTCTTTAGGTGTATTGAAAGACGCAAACTGGGCCCATGAATACATCAACCATAATTCTATCCCTCTGAACAACAACTTAATTGCAGCCCTAATTGATGTCTATGCCAAATGTGGGAGCATTAGCAATGCCTTGGACACTTTCAAATCAAAACGACAAAAAATCACTTCCATCTCCCCGTGGAACGCTATTATATGTGGATTAGCCATGCACGGGCATGCGACATTGTGTCTAACAAAGTTCGAAGAATTAGAAAAAACTGGTATAAAGCCAAACTCAATCACTTTCATCGGAGTGTTGACAGCGTGTTGCCATGCTGGGTTAGTACAACCCGGGGAGGATTACTTTGAGCGCATGAAAACCGTGTATAAAATCGATCCAAACATTAAACATTACGGTTGTATGGTGGACCTCCTAGGTAGGGCAGGGCGGGTTAAAGAAGCGGATGATCTGATAAGGAGCATGCCAATGGAGGCTGATGTGGTGATATGGGGGACGTTATTGGCAGCGTGTAGAACACATGGTGAAGTAGACATTGGGGAGCGGGCGGCCAATAGACTGGCGGCCTTGGATACAGATCATGGGGCCAGCAGGGTGTTGCTTTCCAACCTATATGCCGATTCAGGGAGGTGGGAAGATGCCATTGAGGTTAGGAAAGCAATGCTAGATCAGGAGATGACGAGGTTACCTGGTGCTAGTGGTGTAGTCTGA